The Anomalospiza imberbis isolate Cuckoo-Finch-1a 21T00152 chromosome 12, ASM3175350v1, whole genome shotgun sequence genome contains the following window.
ACGACTGTTGTGctgacaaaaaaattaaatcagtgaGGATTTTAACTACACATACCAAGTGCAAGAATTAACTCTATTAACTCTACGTAAAAATGCAATTAGTTAATGTTGCTGTTTTAGTATGTTCTAATACTTCTCAAACAGCCTTCAAAAGAAACACAGTTCTTAGAGATGACTGTATACTGGACATAGAACCAAGACcattaatgagaaattaagaGGGACAGCTCTAGCTCCTTGATAGACCTCCTGATGTACAAGGACTTCAGTACTGTGAGTAAAAAGCAGTggagaaaatgtgaaaaattaatattgaGGCAGAAAATTCAGGCACAGACTgatagaaaggaaaatactggTCAGGCAGCTTGTCCTAAAGTTTGCCTGGGTGTTTTCTCATGCTCTGAGTTGTGAAATGCTTGACTCTTTGTGGCCTAGAAGTTCAGTTGCAGTGCTTATGTGCTAATGAGATAGTAAATCTCCTGGTCTGTTCTGTGTTGTTGAATAGTGAGTGATTCCTATCTCAAGAACATATTGGGAAATACAGCTTCACTTTTTTAAGAGTAGATAACTgaaactgctgcttttttgtGAGATAATGTCACATTGCTATATTGAATGTCCTATAGCAATTAAAAGCATTATAGGGCTGAAAAAGAGTGGTAGGTAAAGGAAGGGGTCAAGTCTAAAGGGTTTCATCTGTTCCTTACTTTTTGCTGCAAACAAGACCTTGCTAaagttttctttaattttagtGAAGGAGTCCTGTTAAAGCAAAACCCTCTGTGCTGTGGACTTCTCTCCtattcaggagaaaaaatactttttgatAAGAAGCAGGAATAACAAATACGTATGCAAAGTTTAGAGAAATATTCTTCCATTAGCAGCTAAGAATATTATTTCCCCATGTTTATTTAAGTTTACAAGCTAAATTAATACAACCCAAATATCCTTCActtcaaaattcaaaattattcagaatttcaaaaattaatgTATGGTTACtatttgtaatttctttttaaagatgaGTAATGTAGCTATTTAGCAGCTGTCCAGAACAAGGAACATGAAATTACAATATGCTTGGTAATCAGTAGTTATCTTGATCTTATTACAAATTATTGACTTAAAAATTTACAAAGCAAGTGTAAAAAATGTTAGGCAcaattgaaataaataaaacttcaaAAGCAAACACTCGATGCCATGCAATTTTTCACAGTGAGTTTACACATATTCATAAAACTAAAGCCCTTGCAAATACTAATTTTATTGGTTTCCTATGGCAAAGTCCACTATTCtataagagaagaaaaattataacTCTTTTATTTGCAAGTTGAAGTTCTTCTGATATGAGACACTTTGTACTACTACCATATTTTtcttacaaataaaaatagtaGGAAGGAtgtctccttcctcctcacctgaGCCTGATCTAATTCTTCCACAATTTAATAGACATCTTGGTAGCTTAACTTCTTTGAATCAAAATTTTTGAGGATACTCAAAGTACATATATTTAATACATCAAATTGCCACTGAAGTATTCAATGTGTTTGCCATCAGATATAGCATGCAGTCTGCAGTGACATTTGCCATACAACACAGTTCTCACACTCCGCGTTTGACTTGTTCAAACCTACTACCCCAAGATAATGCAGCAAATGATCTTGACTGTGTAAATAACCCTTATTACTTTCAAACCTAAATAtaataatgaataaaaaaagCTTTGAATTTTCCATCAACCCAGAAGAGTTTTATGTCATTAGTAACTTTAAAACCATTCTTAGCCTTATAAAGAATTTAACTTCTTAAAAATTTAGATTGTATAAGGATTTTTGAACatgtaacatttttttttttctgaaaaaatctTAGTTTCATTAGTTTCAAGCTTTCAAAGTCTCGCTTTTCCACAGGCagttcttttctgttttctgcatACAGGCTTTCTAGAAATCAGAAATCATTTTAATGGAAAGTAACAATGCTGTATTCCTCACAATTTTAGCTTTTAGCTACCTTGCTGAGGTTCTCGGCAACAGTGAAATACAGTGCTCATTTCATGATGTGACTATTAACTTATGAACTTATGAACTTATTCTtataaaacacaaaagaaaaaaaatccaaaaagtttttctttctctatagCTTTCCCTGGACTCAGTAAATGAAACTGAGAGAATGAGGAGATAAGACTGCTGAAGGGATAACACACATTATTCACTGAGTTCCTGGTTAGAGATTTTCTGTGCCTACCAAAGGATCTTCATGTTTGGCTACAACCAGACTTCTTTTCTTGTCTTCCTCTGTTACAGTCTGACTGATCTGTTCAAACAGCTTTGACATCTTGGCAAACCTCAGGTGGTTCTGAAACCTTCGTGCAGCAAAAGCATAAAGCAGAGGGTTAATACAGCTACTGATGAATACAAGTGCTCCAGAGATGTACACTCCCTTGTCTACAATTTCTTCCAGTGCCAAAGACATCTCCTCATTAGAGAGTTCTATTTCAATTGAAATGATATCCAGGATGTTAAAGATGTGGTGAGGGAACCAGCACAGAATGAATGCCACCACAACGCTGGCAATGAGGCGTTCCGATCGCTGCTTGGATTGGTAAGTCATTCTGCTTATTCTTCTTGCAACACACACATAACAAGTGCAAATAATTAAGAAAGGGATTACAAAACCTGCAAGGGTCTCCAGCAGAAGATAGGACACTTTCTGTCTATTAGAAGAGTAGTTGCGACATGTGCATAGAAGTCGACCATTCGTTTCTTCTGTCTCTtgaaatggaatgacagaaatGCCAAAGGCAATAGACAGGAACCAAATGAGGAACACAatcaaagaaattttttcttttcttctgtatgtTTGAATTGTGAAAGGGTAAAACACTGCCAGTAGCCGCTCCAAGCTGAGTGCTGTGATCAGAAATATACTGGCATACATGCTGCAGTAAATAATGAAAACCAGCATTTTGCAGAAGATGACTCCAAAAACCCATGAATCAGCAAAAGAGTAAATCCAGATTGGTAAAGTGATCAGTACAAGGACATCAGCAATGGCCAGGTTCAAGATCAGCAGGACTGAAAGAGACAGTTGCTTCATTTTTGTACAAACAGTCCAGATGACAATGCAGTTTCCAGGGGTGCCAATTATAAATGACAAGCCCAGTATTATGCAGACTACTGACCTCACAATATTCCATGTTGAGttgccactgctttcctcatTTTGACTCATTCTGGAAATTCTTTCGTTCTTGGTTGCTCTGTGCTCtacttctcttctgcaggtgttgGTGAACTACTTGAAAGTTCTCCTCTAACTGATGTTCTGAAGGCTAATGCAGACTGTGAGCTCACATCCTCATGCTCACTCTTACAGACATCTGACCACATATGGCAGTTCCTGTTGTTTAGGAggatgggtttttttgcatacaaagcaaaagtaaaaataCAATGCCGGGTCTGACTTTGCTGTTTACATCCATTGTGCTTCAGCAAATTTTACAGCATGTTGGTGGTCTTTCTAAAGTGTCCCTATTTAAAGAAATTTGCTACTGTTTTGGTGTTACTGATCTAATCAACAGCTCTGAGGAGAAAGAAATCCTTTTTATGCTACTCTATTATTCCTCCTTTGAATAAGTTGGcactttattttataaaaataaaaatcaaagaggGGTGGCAGGTAAATGACAAATGTGCATTATATGTTTGACATGAATTTTAAAGCTCAAAAAATGTGCTTACTACCTTCATGTCATCTTTTTTAATTCATCAGAAAACAGTCAATCATATTTCAGAAATACCCTGGCATAAAGGAAATCAACTGTGTGTACTGTACTGGTACAACAAAGCGGGTATGAGTTGTATTTCTAATTCTCTATGAAATTGCAGTTCTTTACCAAACAATAACCACCAGAGTATTCAGTTTGGATGTAGAGTTAGAGGAGGAAATGTGCCatgtcagagagaaaagataTGATTACATTATTGTCCTGCTATGCCAGCAATGGGCTATGATTTTTCCTAGGAAGCTTGGTAGTCAGTGTAGTACTCAAATCCTAAATGAATCATAAGCTCTTCAGGGTCTGGTCAAAGAATATGAAACTATTTTGTTATCCTGATTTCAAAACTTCTTCTGAAGTTCATTTCTAAAATGTTAAAGGAGGAACTAGAACAGCAGAGCCAACAGAAATATTCAAGAAGTGGAACTGGAAGGGTATTTACCATTAAAAAAAGTTCACAGAAACAAAGGAGTTATTTATAGCTTTCTTAAATTTAAGAATGTGATACAGATTATTTCCCTAATTTTACAAACCTGGCAAATGTAGTGCATAGTATTAAgtcagaaagtatttttcacCAAGGAAAAAGGATTGTAACATCAGCACCCCCAAAAGCAGCTTAGCCGGTTTTGCTCCCGTAAGAGTATAATGAGATCAAAAGTAAATCCAGAATAACCCCACTGAAGTTAAGTATTATATCTTCAAAATACTATTTGTATAATACAGATTTTAATTGGGATTTAATCTGATACATGATTCCAGttcctttcatttttaactGCATTTAATGAATATAAGGtaggggaaaaacaaaacaagttgTTTGTATTCTGAAGGGAATTTCTGAAAACCACTTGTGAAAATTAACTAATGGGAGGAAGTGCTGGGCAGTATTTCTTCTTCCAATGAAATCACCTTTACACACATTATTTCTCCAGAAGTAACTTCATAGACTATTTTTAGTTTGTT
Protein-coding sequences here:
- the LOC137481213 gene encoding leukotriene B4 receptor 1-like — encoded protein: MSQNEESSGNSTWNIVRSVVCIILGLSFIIGTPGNCIVIWTVCTKMKQLSLSVLLILNLAIADVLVLITLPIWIYSFADSWVFGVIFCKMLVFIIYCSMYASIFLITALSLERLLAVFYPFTIQTYRRKEKISLIVFLIWFLSIAFGISVIPFQETEETNGRLLCTCRNYSSNRQKVSYLLLETLAGFVIPFLIICTCYVCVARRISRMTYQSKQRSERLIASVVVAFILCWFPHHIFNILDIISIEIELSNEEMSLALEEIVDKGVYISGALVFISSCINPLLYAFAARRFQNHLRFAKMSKLFEQISQTVTEEDKKRSLVVAKHEDPLVGTENL